In one window of Halomarina pelagica DNA:
- a CDS encoding DUF7521 family protein — MSSHISVAVIVLKTATLLLGGLITLYALKAYRRTGAPALRLLTLGFGVVTLGSLLAGVADQLIVVETQYALIIESALTTIGFAIILYSLYVD; from the coding sequence ATGAGTTCGCACATCTCTGTCGCGGTCATCGTACTCAAGACCGCGACGCTACTGTTAGGTGGATTGATCACATTGTACGCGCTGAAAGCGTACCGACGAACGGGTGCGCCCGCACTCCGTCTCTTGACGCTCGGATTCGGTGTGGTTACCTTGGGATCGCTCCTCGCAGGTGTCGCCGATCAACTCATCGTCGTCGAGACGCAGTATGCGCTCATCATCGAGAGTGCACTGACTACGATCGGGTTTGCGATTATCCTCTACTCGCTCTACGTCGACTAA
- a CDS encoding cbb3-type cytochrome c oxidase subunit I, translating into MATVTVQFALTLVMGLLLGGAVWWLTSVENWRSYTPAGGGTQQQGEEHQHVEKPGGLVRWLTTVDHKDIGLMYGAFALLSFAWGGIAVTLMRTELTTPPADLLGATTYNALMTSHGITMLFLFGTPMLAAISNYMIPLLIGADDMAFPRINAIAFWLLPPGALLIWAGIILEPLGIGVEGAQTAWTLYAPLSIQQTNPGVDLMILGLHLTGVSATMGAINFVTTIFTERGEEVTWANLDLFSWTVLVQSGQILFAFPLLGSALIMLLLDRNFGTTFFTVEGGGPILWQHLFWFFGHPEVYILVIPPMGLVSYILPRFAGRKLFGFKFVVYSTLALGVLSFGVWAHHMFATGIDPRIRASFMAVSIAIAIPSAVKTFNWIATMWNGELRLTAPMLFCVGFIANFIIGGVTGVFEASIPVDLVLHDTYHVIAHFHYVIMGAIAFAIFAAVYYWFPLYTGKWYQRTLAKWHFWLTMIGTNVTFFPMILLGYGGMPRRYASYELPVGPEAYFAFLHQLATFGVYILAVGQLIFVWNIVQSWLEGPDVEDGDPWKLGERGLLTHEWDWFDRKLETTIPDGGAECGDE; encoded by the coding sequence ATGGCGACGGTTACGGTTCAATTCGCGCTTACACTAGTAATGGGTCTCCTTCTCGGAGGGGCAGTCTGGTGGCTCACGTCGGTCGAAAACTGGCGGTCGTATACTCCGGCCGGTGGCGGTACACAGCAACAAGGAGAGGAACACCAACACGTGGAAAAACCGGGCGGCCTCGTTCGGTGGCTCACCACCGTCGATCACAAGGACATCGGCCTTATGTACGGCGCGTTCGCGCTACTCTCGTTCGCGTGGGGCGGCATCGCGGTCACACTGATGCGAACGGAGCTCACAACACCTCCAGCCGACCTCCTCGGAGCAACAACGTACAACGCCCTGATGACTAGCCACGGGATTACGATGCTGTTCCTGTTCGGCACGCCTATGCTCGCTGCTATCTCGAATTACATGATCCCGCTCTTGATCGGGGCGGATGACATGGCGTTCCCGCGGATCAACGCGATTGCGTTCTGGCTGCTTCCACCAGGGGCACTACTCATCTGGGCAGGGATCATCCTCGAACCGCTCGGAATCGGGGTCGAAGGAGCCCAAACTGCATGGACGTTGTACGCACCACTCTCGATTCAACAGACGAATCCCGGTGTCGACCTGATGATCCTCGGACTGCACCTCACTGGAGTGAGTGCGACGATGGGCGCAATCAACTTCGTGACGACAATCTTCACTGAACGCGGGGAGGAGGTCACGTGGGCGAATCTCGATCTCTTTTCGTGGACGGTACTCGTGCAGTCGGGCCAGATTCTATTCGCCTTCCCACTATTGGGTTCAGCCCTCATCATGCTCCTCCTCGACCGCAACTTCGGCACGACATTCTTCACCGTCGAAGGTGGAGGGCCGATCCTCTGGCAGCACCTCTTCTGGTTCTTCGGTCACCCTGAAGTGTACATCCTGGTCATTCCACCGATGGGCCTCGTGAGTTACATCCTCCCGCGCTTTGCAGGCCGGAAGCTGTTCGGGTTCAAATTCGTGGTGTACTCGACGCTCGCACTCGGCGTGTTGTCGTTCGGTGTGTGGGCCCACCATATGTTTGCCACCGGCATCGATCCGCGAATTCGCGCATCGTTCATGGCGGTCTCCATCGCAATTGCGATTCCGAGCGCGGTGAAGACGTTCAACTGGATTGCCACCATGTGGAACGGCGAACTGCGGCTTACCGCGCCGATGTTATTCTGTGTCGGGTTCATTGCGAACTTCATCATCGGCGGCGTCACCGGCGTATTCGAGGCGTCTATTCCAGTTGACCTCGTCCTCCACGACACGTATCACGTCATCGCGCACTTCCATTACGTGATCATGGGTGCGATTGCGTTCGCCATCTTCGCCGCCGTCTACTACTGGTTCCCGCTCTATACGGGGAAGTGGTACCAGCGTACCCTTGCGAAGTGGCATTTCTGGCTCACCATGATCGGAACGAACGTCACGTTCTTCCCCATGATTCTCCTCGGTTACGGTGGAATGCCTCGCCGTTACGCCAGCTACGAGCTTCCAGTCGGTCCCGAGGCGTACTTCGCGTTCCTCCACCAGCTAGCGACCTTCGGAGTCTATATTCTCGCTGTCGGACAGCTCATTTTCGTCTGGAACATCGTCCAGTCCTGGCTTGAAGGACCGGATGTTGAAGATGGAGATCCGTGGAAACTCGGAGAGCGTGGACTGCTAACGCACGAATGGGACTGGTTTGACCGAAAACTCGAGACAACGATTCCCGACGGCGGTGCTGAATGTGGTGATGAATGA
- a CDS encoding transcription initiation factor IIB produces the protein MYKIRSHDRTDTTERGTASEDGVTELVCPECDADVIYDPERAEQLCESCGLVVDAELVDRGPEWRSFSQEEKESRSRVGAPTTNRLHDKGLSTTIGWRNEDSSGKSLNTRQRELMGRLRVWDERFRAKSNQERNLKQALGEIDRMAAALGLPEIVRETAGVLYRRALEEELLPGRSIEGIATACLYGAARQTGIPRSLVEISDVSRVEKLRIQRAYRYLVQELELGIEPTDPTTYVSRFNSELTLSAESERVARDLLETAMSLGLHSGKSPVGLAASAVYAASHLTNESVTQQQVSDVTQVSKVTIRNRYQELLEAQADDEFA, from the coding sequence ATGTACAAAATCCGTAGTCACGATCGGACGGACACTACCGAACGTGGTACCGCATCAGAGGATGGGGTCACCGAGTTGGTCTGTCCGGAGTGCGACGCCGATGTGATCTATGATCCCGAGCGCGCCGAACAGCTCTGTGAGTCGTGTGGATTGGTTGTCGACGCCGAACTCGTCGATCGCGGACCTGAGTGGCGTTCGTTCAGCCAAGAGGAAAAGGAATCTCGCAGTCGCGTTGGTGCACCGACCACGAATCGTCTCCACGATAAAGGACTGAGCACGACGATCGGCTGGCGGAATGAAGATTCATCCGGGAAGTCGCTGAATACACGCCAACGTGAGTTGATGGGGCGACTCCGCGTCTGGGATGAGCGCTTCCGCGCGAAGAGTAACCAAGAGCGGAATCTGAAACAGGCACTCGGCGAGATCGATCGGATGGCCGCGGCACTTGGATTACCGGAAATCGTCCGGGAGACCGCCGGCGTCCTGTATCGACGAGCACTCGAGGAAGAACTCCTGCCCGGTCGCTCGATCGAAGGCATAGCGACGGCGTGTCTGTACGGTGCGGCCCGCCAAACTGGTATCCCTCGAAGTCTGGTCGAGATAAGCGACGTCAGCCGGGTCGAGAAGCTCCGGATCCAGCGTGCCTATCGGTACCTGGTCCAAGAACTGGAGCTGGGAATCGAGCCAACTGATCCCACAACCTACGTCAGTCGATTCAACTCGGAGCTCACACTCAGTGCAGAATCAGAACGCGTCGCACGGGATCTCCTCGAAACAGCGATGTCATTGGGCCTGCACAGTGGTAAAAGTCCCGTCGGACTCGCTGCATCCGCGGTCTACGCCGCATCACATCTCACGAATGAGTCCGTGACCCAACAGCAAGTCAGCGACGTAACGCAAGTGAGCAAGGTGACAATCCGGAATCGCTATCAAGAACTCCTCGAAGCGCAAGCTGATGATGAATTCGCCTGA